From Pseudoalteromonas viridis, one genomic window encodes:
- a CDS encoding rhombosortase-dependent cadherin domain-containing protein — protein sequence MKLLHPVSLAVAIALGGASYLAYQNAQPNMYELKADYLAAKAEKKANSPKRYDKPKEAQEFYISQRLPKGVETLPTEKYSKALAQMKTMQRYSLADNKVVFDYRPRMNSVDGINRELGQWEELGPGNIGGRTRALIIHPTDHDTMYTAGVAGGVWKTTDAGKSWQPMSDLATNLAVTTLTFAPNDPNTIYAGTGEGFFNADALRGDGIFKSTDGGVSWEQLEATSGNELFHYTNKIVFSKNDPATLYAATRGGVQRSKDLGASWETVFVAEGASAGCTDLTLVDGGDKDVLVTACGSFDTGGIHRSADSGDNWDPVLVVPKQGRSTIAVAPSDNNIMYALLANIDDHGMEAVYKSEDMGLTWNATVTRDSADDYSKLLLSNTVFGLFPQCGYGPEPQFYNQGWYDNIIAVDPVNPDVVWTGGIDTFRSDDGGKTFVPTSIWWFSMDHELYAHADQHTIVFHPAYDGVNNTTMFVGNDGGIQRTDNAMGERLDLAQICGASNDPTGKVNWQTLNNGYAVTQFYHGTVMPDGTAYFGGTQDNGTLLGEDGGFNKWREITGGDGGWTAVDPTNPNVLFTEYTNLSIQKSTDGGVTFADSFNGITGDGFPFITRFEMAPSNPQVLWIGGNQLWRTTDQAENWVAGSPVLDSAVYAIGIAPQDENIVAAGTREGYIYINYAAGEANAEQPWHSFKIGKEDERATISAIAFDPTDAQIAYATVSTFDQAHVWKTTDGGKSWMPIDKNIPNVPATSVAVDPNNAQRVIIGTDLGVFISTDGGENWFADGSGLANTNVAKVTFHGNEVFAFTHGRSAYKVASATDQHYEITLDEDSSVKVASAFADRFLNAFASVEITELPQSGELMLGDELLAVGAVVALDKFDMVTYKPVTNFAGKDAFRFTGTAEKAESGQEVTVELNVENVNDMPVIGELENLEVMLGQSVEVDFNGKISDIDSEKITLSIEPQIPGLRFTEGVLKGIASSVFSGDVKLYAMDGESKVSASFSVNIYDASPVIESNQSFEVLENTPIGTVVGQLVFSDPDAEVSPVEKFHVYGDSFFNVDAEGKVIVAKELDYEYQEEVYFGVQAEDTYGNLSNHTEVHVSIRNLRGDDDDDDDGDAGSFSWLALLSLPLALLRRRRK from the coding sequence ATGAAACTCTTACACCCTGTGAGCCTTGCTGTTGCAATTGCGCTGGGCGGTGCCAGTTATCTGGCGTATCAAAACGCGCAGCCAAACATGTACGAGCTAAAAGCAGACTATCTGGCTGCCAAGGCTGAGAAAAAAGCCAATTCACCAAAGCGCTATGATAAACCCAAAGAAGCGCAAGAGTTTTATATTTCACAACGTCTACCGAAAGGCGTAGAAACCCTGCCGACGGAGAAATACTCTAAAGCTTTGGCACAGATGAAAACGATGCAGCGATACTCACTGGCTGACAATAAAGTCGTTTTTGATTACAGACCTCGTATGAACTCTGTTGATGGCATCAATCGTGAACTGGGTCAGTGGGAAGAGCTGGGACCAGGCAATATCGGTGGCCGTACAAGAGCTTTGATAATCCACCCAACAGATCATGACACCATGTACACCGCGGGTGTTGCAGGAGGCGTGTGGAAAACCACCGATGCCGGTAAATCCTGGCAGCCAATGAGTGATTTGGCGACCAACCTGGCGGTTACTACGCTGACATTTGCACCGAATGACCCGAATACCATCTATGCCGGAACGGGTGAGGGTTTCTTTAATGCCGACGCTCTGCGCGGAGATGGTATTTTTAAATCCACCGATGGCGGGGTAAGTTGGGAGCAACTTGAGGCCACCTCTGGCAATGAACTATTCCACTACACAAATAAGATAGTGTTTAGCAAAAATGATCCGGCTACCCTTTATGCCGCAACACGCGGCGGTGTGCAGCGCTCTAAAGACCTTGGTGCAAGCTGGGAGACCGTGTTCGTTGCAGAAGGCGCATCTGCTGGATGTACCGACCTGACCCTGGTTGACGGTGGTGACAAAGATGTCTTGGTCACTGCGTGTGGTTCGTTTGACACGGGCGGTATCCACCGCAGTGCGGACAGCGGTGATAACTGGGATCCGGTTTTGGTCGTTCCAAAACAAGGCCGCTCGACGATCGCTGTGGCACCGTCTGACAACAACATCATGTACGCTTTGCTGGCTAACATCGATGATCATGGTATGGAAGCCGTCTATAAATCCGAAGATATGGGCTTAACCTGGAATGCGACGGTCACCCGTGATTCAGCAGACGACTATAGTAAACTGCTATTGAGTAACACTGTGTTTGGTTTGTTCCCTCAATGTGGTTATGGTCCTGAGCCTCAGTTCTACAACCAGGGTTGGTATGACAACATCATTGCGGTTGACCCCGTCAATCCTGATGTAGTCTGGACGGGTGGTATCGATACATTCCGCTCAGATGACGGCGGTAAAACGTTCGTACCAACCAGTATCTGGTGGTTTAGTATGGATCACGAACTGTATGCCCACGCTGACCAACATACGATTGTTTTTCACCCAGCGTATGATGGCGTGAACAACACAACAATGTTTGTAGGTAACGATGGTGGTATTCAACGAACTGACAATGCAATGGGTGAGCGACTAGACCTCGCGCAGATATGTGGTGCGAGCAATGACCCTACAGGCAAAGTAAACTGGCAGACGCTAAACAATGGCTATGCAGTAACACAATTCTATCATGGTACGGTGATGCCTGATGGCACTGCCTACTTCGGCGGTACTCAGGATAATGGTACTTTGCTTGGTGAAGATGGCGGATTTAACAAGTGGCGCGAAATCACAGGGGGTGACGGCGGTTGGACAGCGGTTGATCCAACGAATCCAAACGTACTGTTCACCGAATATACCAACCTATCTATACAGAAGTCGACAGATGGCGGTGTGACATTTGCTGATTCTTTCAATGGCATAACCGGCGACGGCTTCCCGTTCATAACACGCTTCGAAATGGCACCATCTAACCCACAGGTTCTTTGGATAGGTGGTAATCAGCTTTGGCGCACAACTGATCAGGCCGAAAACTGGGTAGCTGGTAGCCCCGTATTAGATAGCGCAGTGTATGCAATCGGTATTGCTCCGCAGGATGAAAACATTGTAGCTGCCGGTACACGCGAGGGTTATATCTACATTAATTACGCGGCAGGTGAAGCGAATGCCGAGCAACCTTGGCATAGTTTCAAAATTGGTAAAGAAGACGAGCGTGCTACAATCAGCGCCATCGCATTTGATCCAACTGATGCGCAAATCGCTTACGCCACAGTTTCGACGTTTGATCAGGCGCATGTCTGGAAAACCACAGATGGTGGTAAGAGCTGGATGCCTATCGACAAAAATATTCCAAACGTACCCGCGACCTCGGTGGCGGTTGATCCAAATAATGCTCAGCGCGTCATTATCGGTACCGATTTAGGTGTATTCATCTCTACTGATGGGGGTGAAAACTGGTTCGCTGACGGCTCTGGCCTGGCTAATACCAATGTAGCTAAGGTTACATTCCATGGGAATGAGGTTTTTGCTTTCACTCATGGACGCAGTGCTTACAAAGTTGCGTCAGCTACAGATCAACACTACGAAATTACGCTAGATGAAGACTCTTCAGTGAAGGTTGCGTCTGCATTTGCTGACCGATTCCTGAATGCTTTTGCTTCAGTTGAAATTACTGAGCTACCTCAATCAGGTGAGTTGATGCTTGGAGATGAATTACTGGCTGTTGGTGCTGTTGTCGCGCTGGATAAGTTTGACATGGTGACTTACAAGCCTGTTACCAACTTTGCAGGGAAAGACGCCTTTAGATTCACCGGTACTGCTGAAAAAGCTGAGTCTGGGCAAGAGGTCACAGTTGAGCTTAACGTTGAAAACGTCAATGACATGCCTGTTATCGGAGAGCTTGAAAACCTTGAAGTGATGTTAGGTCAATCTGTTGAAGTTGACTTTAATGGTAAAATTTCTGACATAGACAGCGAAAAAATTACCTTGTCAATTGAGCCGCAGATCCCAGGTCTTAGATTCACAGAAGGTGTGTTGAAGGGGATTGCGAGCAGTGTATTCAGTGGTGATGTTAAGCTATATGCGATGGATGGGGAGTCTAAAGTATCAGCAAGCTTCTCAGTCAATATTTATGATGCATCCCCTGTTATCGAGTCAAATCAGAGCTTCGAAGTGCTTGAGAATACACCAATCGGTACAGTTGTAGGTCAGTTGGTATTCAGTGACCCTGATGCTGAGGTGTCTCCTGTGGAAAAATTCCACGTTTATGGTGACAGCTTCTTCAATGTTGACGCAGAGGGTAAAGTAATCGTCGCGAAAGAGCTAGATTATGAATACCAGGAAGAGGTTTACTTTGGTGTTCAAGCCGAAGATACCTATGGTAACTTGTCAAACCATACTGAAGTGCATGTCTCAATCAGAAACCTTCGTGGTGATGATGACGATGATGACGACGGCGATGCAGGTTCATTCTCTTGGCTGGCATTGCTGAGCTTGCCGCTGGCATTGCTTCGCAGAAGACGTAAATAG